TCTTTCGAAACATCCTGACCTACTGTACTCAGGCCTCTCTTATAATGCTCTAAGCGAGTACGCGGAGTCGATCATTGTGTATCATTTAGTTGTAGAGGGTAGAATGCCTCTTCTTGAAGAGATCGATGTGCCAGTACCAGCATACCTGCAGGGGCTGGGAGACGCTGTCGGAGAGCTGAGACGACACATTGTCGAGCTTCTTGACAGCGGACGGGTCGAGGAGGCAACATACTATTTTAGAATAATGGAGGCAATCTATGAGAGCCTCAAACGCCTCGACTACCCTGATGCGATAACACCTGGGCTAAGGCACAAGGTAGATGTGGCTGCAAGACTTGTGGAGGATACGAGGGTTTTGATTTTAACCACTAAGAA
This is a stretch of genomic DNA from Thermosphaera aggregans DSM 11486. It encodes these proteins:
- a CDS encoding haloacid dehalogenase, with the protein product MGLEQQVLSVLRRDIETVSKILDEKDRVREEAIRFVREIVRMSGDLVSSLHGKNVEDAGKIMASLRVRKTEFLSLLSKHPDLLYSGLSYNALSEYAESIIVYHLVVEGRMPLLEEIDVPVPAYLQGLGDAVGELRRHIVELLDSGRVEEATYYFRIMEAIYESLKRLDYPDAITPGLRHKVDVAARLVEDTRVLILTTKNSLRMLKNY